A region from the Candidatus Eisenbacteria bacterium genome encodes:
- a CDS encoding M20/M25/M40 family metallo-hydrolase, protein MRLGLAAAAGMLVLSACACAAFAAETFSPATLARARAARDAGLRDDVGYDVLRALCTEVGPRPAGSAGDRRAVAWALATLERLGFANVRAESVTVPHWERGECRVEITAPWPQPMVAVALGGSVATPASGVEAEVVAAQSLDDLKSLGEARVRGKIVFFRGRMERVRTGAGYGVAVAVRGRGAAEAAKLGAVGVVIRSVGTDSNREPHAGAMRYDSTGTRIAALALSAPDADLLDRQLASGRPVRMRMSNTSRSLPEERSANVIGEIPGRGPAPGIVVAGGHLDSWDLAQGAHDDGAGVATMIAAAKLAAAQGALRHTIRVVLFANEEFGLSGGRGYAERHAAEMDRHVAAMESDLGAFDVWGLATGFGPGREALVEPILSVLAPICTEYVGNGTRGGADTGPLSSRGVPAFELSTDARPYFDLHHSANDTFDKVDPALLRENIAGYAALLVLAASGDVDFGRLPGGAPRGR, encoded by the coding sequence GTGCGACTCGGACTCGCTGCCGCGGCTGGAATGCTCGTGCTCTCCGCCTGCGCCTGCGCGGCGTTCGCGGCCGAAACCTTCTCGCCCGCGACGCTTGCCCGCGCGCGGGCCGCACGCGATGCGGGGCTGCGCGACGACGTGGGCTACGACGTGCTGCGTGCGCTGTGCACCGAGGTCGGCCCGCGGCCCGCGGGCTCGGCGGGTGACCGCCGGGCGGTCGCGTGGGCGCTGGCGACGCTCGAGCGCCTCGGCTTCGCGAACGTCCGCGCCGAGTCGGTCACCGTCCCGCACTGGGAGCGCGGCGAGTGCCGCGTCGAGATCACCGCGCCGTGGCCGCAACCGATGGTCGCCGTCGCGCTGGGCGGCAGCGTCGCGACGCCGGCGAGCGGCGTCGAGGCCGAGGTCGTCGCCGCCCAGTCGCTCGACGACCTCAAATCGCTCGGCGAGGCCCGGGTGCGCGGCAAGATCGTGTTCTTCCGCGGGCGCATGGAGCGCGTGCGCACCGGCGCGGGCTACGGCGTCGCCGTGGCGGTGCGCGGGCGCGGCGCCGCCGAGGCGGCGAAGCTGGGCGCGGTCGGCGTCGTGATCCGTTCGGTGGGCACCGATTCGAACCGCGAACCCCATGCCGGCGCGATGCGCTACGACTCGACCGGGACGCGCATCGCCGCGCTCGCGCTCTCGGCGCCCGACGCCGACCTTCTCGACCGCCAGCTGGCGAGCGGCCGTCCGGTGCGGATGCGCATGAGCAACACCTCGCGCTCGCTCCCCGAGGAGCGCTCCGCGAACGTGATCGGCGAAATCCCGGGACGAGGTCCGGCGCCCGGCATCGTCGTGGCGGGCGGGCACCTCGACTCGTGGGACCTCGCGCAGGGCGCCCACGACGACGGTGCGGGCGTCGCGACGATGATCGCGGCCGCGAAGCTCGCCGCCGCGCAGGGAGCGCTCCGGCACACGATTCGGGTCGTGCTGTTCGCGAACGAGGAGTTCGGCCTCTCGGGCGGACGCGGCTACGCCGAGCGCCACGCCGCGGAGATGGACCGGCACGTGGCGGCGATGGAGTCGGACCTGGGCGCGTTCGACGTCTGGGGGCTCGCGACCGGTTTCGGCCCGGGCCGCGAAGCGTTGGTCGAGCCGATCCTGTCGGTGCTCGCGCCGATCTGCACCGAGTACGTGGGCAACGGCACGCGTGGCGGCGCCGACACCGGGCCGCTCAGCTCGCGCGGGGTGCCCGCATTCGAGTTGAGCACCGACGCGCGGCCCTACTTCGACCTGCATCATTCGGCCAACGACACCTTCGACAAGGTGGACCCGGCGCTGCTGCGCGAAAACATCGCCGGCTACGCCGCGCTGCTCGTGCTCGCGGCGAGCGGTGACGTGGATTTCGGCCGTCTGCCCGGGGGCGCACCTCGCGGGCGCTGA
- a CDS encoding CHAT domain-containing protein, with product MTRTGIGASRSRPRRAGAGARRGSVARALLALMVLALAAAPSARARPSRWENVLAPADSLALAGRPDRAVAYADSLLDLARARGDRALEAVVASRRVLNWIGTGRFDEGAREAERVAAIARSVRDTLSWGRALLAAGRAQLFRERLAEAAPPYRELLPLARAAGDAMLEGNARLGLAYLDLSAHRPARAEAGYRRAVALLVRARDVRSEMAARVGLARVLRERGRLDEARRAYEAILDRSRASGDRMSEADAWNNLGELEVAQGEPGRAAENFARAAQISRELGRPNPNEVRNLAIMLVEAGRVEAAADTLEHELARWPRSAERETYPLRTQLAIVKRLLGLRTESERILREQWARRDSVALDPAIRAGGQLAELLANSDRLADAYALALEMDRLSAGRVSPTTEVPRVLGLCELELRTGRVAESLARLRRLRASPVFAASGGWGLAIEYDLLLSRGCFAAGQSDSAIAAARRAGEAWERTAAGLSDAEWYEPIGNRAARIAIQTARVLLDPRRGLTGESRAAQAFDALQRFKSRALEWRGGRRPGAPARLATAADLRLRILGPGEVLLDSYSSSFDSTIVFTVDRGSVRAHWLPMDEAHGSGLRRSIGLLCSKEESAAPYRGPAARRLAADALGPALERIRPARRVFCSLSGMLNAIPLAALPADTSDGEPMLTTRTVVAVPSASWLARSRRAGHATVRRASLVTLARTTDDHDRRLDGVREETRWLRARYGGGGIVHDGDRPLAAVVPWLSRGDILHVASHARSSSSDPWGSAFLLGRGDDARAWLTARAIAAHRASARLAVLASCRTTLDGGFMNESVTGLARAFHSAGVPTVIATMWPVDDRATVAFTRRFYLGLEQGRNAAEALREAQLAVRSTPATSAPHFWAGFVLSGDPETRVVPARRR from the coding sequence ATGACGCGGACGGGCATCGGCGCATCGCGTTCGCGCCCGCGTCGGGCGGGCGCCGGGGCGCGGCGCGGGAGCGTCGCGCGGGCGCTGCTCGCGCTGATGGTCCTCGCGCTCGCCGCCGCCCCGTCCGCGCGGGCGCGGCCGAGCCGCTGGGAAAACGTGCTCGCGCCCGCGGATTCGCTGGCGCTCGCCGGCCGCCCGGATCGCGCGGTGGCCTACGCCGACTCGCTCCTCGACCTCGCACGGGCGCGCGGGGACCGCGCGCTCGAGGCCGTCGTCGCCTCGCGCCGGGTGCTCAATTGGATCGGCACCGGTCGCTTCGACGAAGGCGCACGTGAAGCCGAGCGGGTCGCCGCGATCGCGCGCTCGGTGCGCGACACGCTCTCGTGGGGACGGGCGCTCCTCGCGGCCGGAAGGGCGCAGCTCTTCCGCGAGCGGCTCGCCGAGGCGGCGCCGCCCTATCGCGAGCTCCTGCCGCTCGCGCGCGCGGCGGGCGATGCGATGCTCGAGGGCAATGCGCGGCTCGGCCTCGCCTACCTCGATCTGTCGGCCCATCGTCCGGCTCGCGCGGAGGCCGGCTACCGCCGCGCGGTGGCCCTGCTCGTGCGCGCGCGCGACGTGCGCTCCGAGATGGCGGCCCGTGTCGGGCTGGCCCGGGTCCTCCGCGAGCGGGGACGGCTGGACGAGGCGCGCCGCGCGTACGAAGCGATCCTCGATCGCAGCCGTGCGAGCGGCGACCGCATGAGCGAAGCGGACGCCTGGAACAATCTCGGCGAGCTCGAGGTCGCGCAGGGCGAGCCGGGGCGCGCGGCGGAGAACTTCGCCCGCGCGGCGCAGATCTCCCGCGAACTCGGACGACCGAATCCGAACGAGGTGCGAAACCTCGCGATCATGCTCGTCGAGGCCGGCCGCGTGGAGGCGGCGGCCGACACGCTCGAACACGAACTGGCGCGCTGGCCGCGCTCGGCGGAGCGCGAGACCTATCCGTTGCGCACACAGCTCGCGATCGTCAAACGCCTCCTCGGGCTGCGGACCGAGAGCGAGCGCATCCTGCGCGAGCAATGGGCCCGCCGCGATTCGGTGGCGCTGGATCCCGCGATCAGGGCCGGCGGGCAGCTGGCGGAGCTGCTGGCGAACTCGGACCGCCTCGCGGACGCGTACGCGCTGGCCCTCGAGATGGATCGCCTGTCGGCGGGGCGCGTCTCTCCGACGACCGAAGTCCCGCGGGTCCTGGGGCTCTGCGAGCTGGAGTTGCGCACCGGCCGCGTCGCCGAGTCGCTCGCGCGCCTGCGCCGCCTGCGGGCTTCGCCGGTGTTCGCGGCCTCGGGTGGCTGGGGCCTGGCGATCGAATACGACCTGCTCCTGTCGCGCGGCTGCTTTGCCGCCGGCCAGTCCGACAGCGCGATCGCGGCGGCGCGCCGGGCGGGCGAAGCCTGGGAGCGGACGGCCGCGGGTTTGAGCGATGCCGAATGGTATGAGCCGATCGGCAATCGGGCGGCCCGGATCGCGATCCAGACGGCGCGTGTACTGCTCGATCCGCGCCGCGGCCTCACCGGGGAGAGCCGTGCGGCGCAGGCGTTCGACGCGCTGCAGCGGTTCAAGTCACGCGCGCTCGAGTGGCGCGGCGGCCGGCGTCCCGGCGCCCCCGCGAGGCTCGCCACCGCCGCGGATCTCCGGCTGCGCATCCTGGGACCGGGCGAGGTGCTGCTCGATTCGTACTCCTCGTCGTTCGACTCGACGATCGTCTTCACCGTGGACCGCGGCTCGGTCCGCGCCCACTGGCTGCCGATGGACGAGGCGCATGGGTCCGGGCTTCGGCGCTCGATCGGGCTGCTGTGCTCGAAGGAGGAGTCGGCGGCTCCCTACCGCGGGCCCGCGGCGCGGCGGCTCGCGGCCGACGCGCTGGGTCCGGCACTCGAGCGGATCCGGCCGGCGCGGCGCGTGTTCTGCTCCCTGAGCGGCATGCTGAACGCGATCCCGCTGGCGGCGCTGCCCGCGGACACCTCGGACGGCGAACCGATGCTGACCACCCGGACGGTCGTGGCCGTGCCTTCCGCGAGCTGGCTGGCGCGCAGCCGGCGAGCGGGGCATGCCACGGTCCGCAGGGCCAGCCTCGTCACCCTCGCGCGGACGACCGATGACCACGATCGCAGGCTCGACGGCGTGCGTGAGGAGACGCGCTGGCTGCGGGCCCGCTATGGCGGCGGTGGAATCGTGCACGACGGCGACCGGCCGCTCGCGGCCGTTGTGCCGTGGCTCTCGCGCGGCGACATCCTCCACGTCGCGTCGCACGCCCGCTCCAGTTCCAGCGATCCATGGGGCAGCGCGTTCCTGCTCGGCCGCGGCGACGACGCGCGGGCCTGGCTGACCGCGCGCGCCATCGCGGCGCATCGTGCGAGCGCCCGCCTGGCCGTGCTGGCGTCCTGCCGCACGACGCTGGACGGAGGCTTCATGAACGAAAGCGTCACCGGGCTCGCGCGCGCGTTCCACTCCGCCGGCGTTCCGACCGTGATCGCGACGATGTGGCCGGTGGACGACCGGGCCACGGTCGCGTTCACGCGCCGCTTCTACCTCGGGCTCGAGCAGGGCCGGAACGCCGCCGAAGCGCTGCGCGAGGCGCAATTGGCCGTGCGGAGCACGCCCGCGACGTCCGCTCCCCACTTCTGGGCCGGTTTCGTGCTCTCCGGCGATCCCGAGACTCGCGTGGTGCCCGCCCGCCGGCGCTGA
- a CDS encoding sigma-70 family RNA polymerase sigma factor, producing the protein MNEPRTDLELVQLFQARPGTPEARQAERELLTRWRSRVHAWCWRMVGERELAEDLAQECLVLVHRALPRFEPRAAVTSWIYAIVRNRCLAALRRSRPKQADEVELFLLAEPSVGPEEAFERREWEDRVLSAMRETLSPLEQTALWLKAWEGMPVEDITRVLELKEQSGARTLLQTARRKLKAALEQGGRGEEEP; encoded by the coding sequence ATGAACGAGCCGCGGACGGACCTCGAGCTCGTCCAACTCTTCCAGGCGCGTCCGGGAACCCCGGAGGCACGCCAGGCGGAGCGGGAGCTGCTGACGCGCTGGCGCTCCCGGGTCCACGCCTGGTGCTGGCGGATGGTGGGCGAACGCGAACTGGCCGAGGATCTCGCTCAGGAGTGTCTCGTGCTGGTGCACCGGGCGCTGCCCCGATTCGAGCCCCGGGCTGCGGTCACGTCGTGGATCTACGCGATCGTTCGCAACCGCTGCCTGGCCGCTCTGAGGCGGTCGCGACCGAAGCAGGCGGATGAAGTGGAGCTGTTTCTGCTCGCGGAGCCTTCGGTCGGGCCGGAGGAGGCGTTCGAGCGACGAGAGTGGGAGGACCGGGTCCTGTCGGCCATGCGCGAGACGTTGTCGCCCCTCGAGCAGACGGCGCTGTGGTTGAAGGCCTGGGAGGGCATGCCGGTCGAGGACATCACCCGGGTGCTCGAACTGAAGGAGCAATCCGGCGCGCGTACGCTGCTGCAGACCGCGCGCCGGAAGCTGAAGGCGGCGCTCGAGCAGGGCGGCCGCGGTGAGGAGGAGCCGTGA
- a CDS encoding valine--tRNA ligase, translating into MRPGSSEALSQPYDPVRIEPARYRFWEEHGVFQPRETGKAPFVIAIPPPNVTGSLTMGHVLGESIRDCVIRWQRMDGRETLYIPGMDHAGIATQNVVEKKLRSEKRGRHDLGREGFLREVWAWKERYGGLIFEQERRLGITPDWTRERFTLDERYSHAVLHVFKQLYDEGLVYRGRYIVNWCPRCRTALSDEEVDHVESEGSLWYLRYPMADGNGAVTVATTRPETMLGDTGVAVSPKDQRYAKFVGRSAVLPLVRREIPVVADEMVDPKFGTGAVKVTPAHDPNDFQTGKRHGLAELVVMDEAGTMNENAGDFRGLDRFEARRRIVAALQDAGYLEKVEPHVNSVGHCSRCNTVIEPYLSWQWFVKMAPLAAPAIEAAKKGRVKFFPSRWKKVYLHWLENIRDWCISRQLWWGHRIPVWYRGEEMVVSLTPPEGEGWRQDEDVLDTWFSSWLWPFATLGWPEKTPDLARYYPNSLMVTGSDIIFFWVARMIMAGYHFMGEAPFPHVYFTSIVRDSQGRKMSKSLGNSPDPLAMMQKYGADAVRFTMAQVPTGQDLLFDEKRLETGKFFANKLWNATKLVLMRLGDEDLATVKESQLELTLADRWILSRLANATKDVTRNLKTYRFAEAAQAIYQFAWTEYCDWYLEMAKPRWAVAERGEAMSPAERADLRTTRWVAWKVLDGILRLLHPFMPFVTEELWQAIPHDGDVLALRAWPRAKKAWFDPGAEHEIEFLQEVVVAIRNLRAESKIAPGRAVPVVIRGETAQLEVLERLGNQLRPLARIESLTLARDGSRPKVAASAVVRGAEVFLPLAGLIDLDEERARLAREAERLLGDLDGVKRKLRNQDFLAKAKPEVVDREHARLTQLEETLEKLKKAQQSLSAVRE; encoded by the coding sequence ATGCGTCCCGGCAGTTCCGAGGCGCTCTCCCAACCCTACGACCCCGTTCGCATCGAGCCGGCCCGATACCGGTTCTGGGAGGAGCACGGCGTCTTCCAGCCTCGCGAGACGGGCAAGGCCCCGTTCGTCATCGCCATCCCGCCGCCGAACGTGACCGGCTCGCTGACGATGGGTCACGTGCTCGGCGAGTCCATCCGGGACTGCGTCATCCGCTGGCAGCGCATGGACGGCCGCGAAACGCTCTACATCCCGGGCATGGACCACGCGGGGATCGCGACGCAGAACGTGGTCGAGAAGAAGCTGCGGTCCGAAAAGCGCGGCCGTCACGACCTCGGGCGCGAAGGCTTCCTGCGCGAAGTCTGGGCGTGGAAGGAGCGGTACGGCGGCCTGATCTTCGAGCAGGAGCGTCGTCTGGGCATCACGCCCGACTGGACCCGCGAGCGCTTCACGCTCGACGAGCGTTACTCGCACGCCGTGCTGCACGTGTTCAAGCAACTGTACGACGAGGGTCTGGTCTATCGCGGCCGCTACATCGTCAACTGGTGCCCGCGCTGCCGGACGGCGCTTTCCGACGAGGAGGTGGACCACGTCGAGTCGGAGGGCAGCCTCTGGTACCTCCGCTACCCGATGGCCGACGGCAACGGAGCCGTCACGGTCGCGACCACGCGGCCGGAGACGATGCTGGGCGACACCGGCGTCGCGGTCAGCCCGAAGGATCAGCGCTACGCGAAGTTCGTCGGCCGTTCCGCGGTCCTGCCGCTCGTCCGCCGCGAGATCCCGGTCGTGGCCGACGAGATGGTGGATCCGAAGTTCGGCACCGGCGCGGTCAAGGTGACGCCCGCGCACGACCCGAACGACTTCCAGACCGGCAAGCGTCACGGCCTCGCCGAACTCGTGGTGATGGACGAGGCGGGAACGATGAACGAGAACGCGGGCGACTTCCGCGGCCTCGACCGCTTCGAGGCGCGCCGGCGCATCGTCGCCGCGCTGCAGGACGCCGGCTACCTCGAGAAGGTCGAGCCCCACGTGAACAGCGTCGGGCACTGCTCACGCTGCAACACGGTGATCGAGCCGTACCTGTCGTGGCAGTGGTTCGTGAAGATGGCCCCGCTCGCCGCGCCGGCGATCGAGGCCGCGAAGAAGGGCCGGGTCAAGTTCTTCCCGTCGCGCTGGAAGAAGGTGTACCTGCACTGGCTCGAGAACATCCGCGACTGGTGCATCTCGCGTCAGCTCTGGTGGGGGCATCGCATCCCCGTCTGGTACCGCGGCGAGGAGATGGTCGTTTCGCTCACGCCTCCCGAGGGCGAGGGCTGGCGGCAGGACGAGGACGTCCTGGACACCTGGTTCAGCTCGTGGCTGTGGCCGTTCGCGACCCTCGGCTGGCCCGAGAAGACCCCGGATCTGGCGCGCTACTACCCGAACAGCCTCATGGTGACCGGCAGCGACATCATCTTCTTCTGGGTCGCGCGCATGATCATGGCCGGATACCACTTCATGGGGGAGGCGCCGTTCCCGCACGTCTATTTCACCTCCATCGTCCGCGATTCCCAGGGCAGGAAGATGAGCAAGTCGCTCGGCAACTCGCCCGACCCGCTCGCGATGATGCAGAAGTACGGTGCCGACGCCGTGCGCTTCACGATGGCGCAGGTGCCGACGGGCCAGGACCTGCTGTTCGACGAGAAGCGGCTCGAGACCGGCAAGTTCTTCGCGAACAAGCTGTGGAACGCGACGAAGCTGGTGCTCATGCGGCTCGGCGACGAGGATCTTGCGACGGTGAAGGAGTCGCAGCTCGAGCTGACGCTCGCCGACCGCTGGATCCTCTCGCGCCTCGCGAACGCCACCAAGGACGTCACCCGGAACCTCAAGACCTATCGCTTCGCCGAGGCGGCGCAGGCGATCTACCAGTTCGCCTGGACCGAATACTGCGACTGGTACCTCGAGATGGCGAAGCCGCGCTGGGCGGTTGCCGAACGTGGCGAGGCGATGTCGCCCGCGGAACGCGCGGACCTGCGCACCACCCGCTGGGTGGCCTGGAAGGTTCTGGACGGAATCCTGCGCCTGCTCCACCCGTTCATGCCGTTCGTGACCGAGGAGCTGTGGCAGGCGATCCCGCACGACGGTGACGTGCTGGCGCTGCGGGCGTGGCCCAGGGCGAAGAAGGCGTGGTTCGACCCCGGCGCCGAGCACGAGATCGAGTTCCTCCAGGAGGTGGTGGTCGCGATCCGCAACCTGCGGGCGGAGTCGAAGATCGCTCCGGGGCGCGCCGTGCCGGTCGTGATCCGCGGCGAGACCGCCCAGCTCGAGGTGCTCGAACGGCTCGGAAATCAGCTCCGGCCACTCGCCCGCATCGAGTCGCTCACGCTGGCGCGCGACGGCTCGCGCCCGAAGGTCGCGGCTTCCGCGGTGGTGCGCGGCGCGGAAGTGTTCCTGCCGCTGGCGGGTCTGATCGACCTGGACGAGGAGCGGGCGCGGCTCGCGCGCGAGGCCGAGCGTCTGCTCGGGGACCTCGATGGCGTCAAGCGCAAGCTCCGCAACCAGGATTTCCTCGCCAAGGCGAAGCCCGAGGTCGTGGACAGGGAGCACGCTCGGCTGACGCAGCTCGAGGAGACCCTCGAGAAGCTCAAGAAGGCCCAGCAGAGCCTGTCGGCGGTTCGAGAGTGA